In one window of Macrotis lagotis isolate mMagLag1 chromosome 5, bilby.v1.9.chrom.fasta, whole genome shotgun sequence DNA:
- the FLOT1 gene encoding flotillin-1 isoform X1 — protein MFFTCGPNEAMVVSGFCRSPPVMVAGGRVFVVPCIQQIRRISLNTLTLNVKSEKVYTRHGVPISVTGIAQVKIQGQNKEMLAAACQMFLGKTEGEIAHIALETLEGHQRAIMAHMTVEEIYKDRQKFSEQVFKVASSDLVNMGISVVSYTLKDIHDDQDYLHSLGKARTAQVQKDARIGEAEAKRDAGIQEAKAKQQKVSAQYVSEIEMAKAQRDYELKKAVYDIEVNTRRAQADLAYQLQVAKTKQHIEEQRVQVQVVERAQQVALQEQEITRREKELEARVKKPSEADRYRLERLAEAERSQLIMQAEAEAESIRIRGEAEAYAIGIRARAEAEQMAKKAEAFQLYQEAAQLDMLLEKLPQVAEEISGPLSSAKKITLVSSGGGTLGAAKVTGEVLDILSHLPNCVEKLTGVSISQVRNLQ, from the exons ATGTTTTTCACTTGTGGCCCAAATGAGGCTATGGTGGTCTCAG GTTTCTGCAGAAGCCCCCCTGTCATGGTGGCAGGAGGCCGGGTCTTTGTGGTGCCCTGTATCCAGCAGATCAGGAG aatCTCCCTCAACACACTGACCCTCAATGTTAAGAGTGAGAAGGTCTATACTCGTCATGGGGTTCCCATATCAGTTACTGGGATTGCCCAG GTGAAGATCCAAGGCCAAAATAAGGAGATGTTGGCTGCTGCCTGTCAGATGTTCCTAGGGAAGACTGAGGGTGAAATTGCCCACATTGCACTGGAGACATTGGAGGGCCACCAGAGGGCAATCATGGCCCATATGACAGTAGAG GAGATCTATAAGGATCGCCAGAAATTTTCAGAGCAAGTGTTCAAAGTAGCTTCATCTGACCTTGTCAACATGGGCATCAGTGTTGTTAGCTATACTCTCAAGGATATTCATGATGACCAG GATTATCTACACTCTCTGGGAAAAGCTCGAACAGCTCAAGTCCAGAAAGATGCACGTATAGGAGAAGCTGAAGCCAAAAGAGATGCTGGGATCCAG gaggcaaaagcaaaacaacaaaaggTGTCTGCTCAGTATGTGAGTGAAATAGAGATGGCCAAGGCACAAAGGGACTATGAGCTGAAGAAGGCTGTTTATGACATTGAGGTCAACACCCGACGTGCACAAGCTGATCTGGCTTACCAGTTGCAG GTGGCAAAGACAAAGCAGCACATAGAGGAGCAGCGGGTACAGGTGCAGGTAGTGGAGCGGGCCCAACAAGTAGCATTGCAAGAGCAGGAGATAACTCGTCGGGAAAAGGAGCTGGAAGCTCGGGTGAAAAAACCCTCAGAGGCTGACCGATACCGCTTAGAAAGACTAGCTGAGGCGGAGAG atcCCAGCTGATTATGCAAGCAGAAGCTGAAGCTGAATCAATTCGG ATACGTGGGGAAGCAGAAGCATATGCTATAGGGATCCGGGCGAGGGCAGAGGCTGAACAGATGGCAAAGAAGGCAGAAGCCTTTCAGTTGTATCAGGAGGCTGCCCAACTGGACATGTTACTAGAAAAACTGCCTCAG GTGGCAGAGGAGATAAGTGGTCCTCTAAGTTCTGCCAAAAAGATCACACTGGTATCTAGTGGAGGAGGTACACTAGGGGCTGCCAAGGTGACTGGGGAAGTATTGGATATCCTGAGCCACTTGCCAAATTGTGTGGAGAAGCTTACAGGTGTCAGCATTTCCCAGGTGAGAAACCTGCAGTGA
- the TUBB gene encoding tubulin beta chain, which produces MREIVHIQAGQCGNQIGAKFWEVISDEHGIDPTGTYHGDSDLQLDRISVYYNEATGGKYVPRAILVDLEPGTMDSVRSGPFGQIFRPDNFVFGQSGAGNNWAKGHYTEGAELVDSVLDVVRKEAESCDCLQGFQLTHSLGGGTGSGMGTLLISKIREEYPDRIMNTFSVVPSPKVSDTVVEPYNATLSVHQLVENTDETYCIDNEALYDICFRTLKLTTPTYGDLNHLVSATMSGVTTCLRFPGQLNADLRKLAVNMVPFPRLHFFMPGFAPLTSRGSQQYRALTVPELTQQVFDAKNMMAACDPRHGRYLTVAAVFRGRMSMKEVDEQMLNVQNKNSSYFVEWIPNNVKTAVCDIPPRGLKMAVTFIGNSTAIQELFKRISEQFTAMFRRKAFLHWYTGEGMDEMEFTEAESNMNDLVSEYQQYQDATAEEEEDFGEEAEEEA; this is translated from the exons ATGAGGGAAATCGTACATATCCAGGCTGGCCAGTGCGGCAATCAGATCGGGGCGAAG TTCTGGGAGGTGATCAGTGATGAACATGGCATTGACCCCACCGGCACTTACCATGGAGACAGTGACTTGCAGTTGGACCGGATCTCTGTCTACTACAATGAGGCCACTG GTGGCAAATATGTGCCTCGGGCCATCTTGGTTGATCTTGAGCCTGGAACCATGGACTCTGTTCGCTCTGGACCTTTTGGCCAGATATTCCGACCTGACAACTTTGTCTTTG GTCAGTCCGGTGCAGGCAACAATTGGGCCAAAGGCCACTATACTGAGGGGGCAGAACTGGTGGATTCAGTCTTGGATGTGGTACGCAAAGAGGCAGAGAGCTGTGATTGCTTGCAAGGCTTCCAGCTGACCCACTCACTTGGTGGAGGCACAGGCTCAGGAATGGGTACCCTGCTCATTAGCAAGATCCGAGAAGAGTACCCTGACCGCATCATGAATACCTTTAGTGTGGTTCCATCTCCCAAGGTCTCTGATACCGTGGTTGAGCCCTACAATGCCACACTCTCTGTTCACCAGTTAGTAGAAAACACAGATGAAACCTACTGCATTGATAACGAAGCACTCTATGATATCTGTTTCCGAACCCTGAAGCTGACCACACCAACCTATGGTGACCTCAACCACCTAGTCTCTGCTACCATGAGTGGTGTTACCACCTGCCTTCGCTTTCCTGGCCAGCTTAATGCTGATCTTCGAAAGCTGGCTGTTAACATGGTCCCTTTTCCTCGACTCCACTTCTTCATGCCTGGCTTTGCTCCACTCACCAGCCGTGGAAGCCAGCAGTACCGTGCCCTAACCGTGCCTGAGCTCACCCAGCAAGTCTTTGATGCCAAGAACATGATGGCAGCATGTGACCCTCGCCATGGGCGATATCTCACTGTTGCTGCTGTTTTCCGTGGTCGGATGTCCATGAAGGAGGTGGATGAACAAATGCTCAACGtgcaaaacaaaaatagtagCTACTTTGTTGAGTGGATCCCAAATAACGTCAAGACCGCTGTCTGTGACATCCCTCCCCGTGGGCTCAAGATGGCTGTCACCTTTATTGGTAACAGCACTGCCATCCAGGAGCTCTTCAAGCGTATCTCAGAGCAGTTCACAGCCATGTTCCGTCGGAAGGCCTTCCTCCACTGGTACACAGGGGAGGGGATGGACGAGATGGAGTTCACCGAGGCTGAGAGCAACATGAATGATCTCGTTTCTGAGTACCAGCAATACCAGGATGCCACTGCTGAAGAGGAGGAGGATTTCGGTGAGGAGGCAGAAGAAGAGGCCTAA
- the IER3 gene encoding radiation-inducible immediate-early gene IEX-1 codes for MCHNRDSAPAAPVTLAPTPGPGPSPGPRRISGPEIFTFDPLPEPASYPPARSSIAYRVIRKRSRRVLYPRMVRRQLPAEDPNPARRILFLLLTVVFCQILMAEEGGPASPVLEEHANDPTPAPPVVESQNLTSEPPDYTVDISVFLQQHPAAF; via the exons ATGTGTCACAATCGAGATTCGGCCCCTGCTGCGCCCGTCACCTTGGCCCCAACCCCGGGCCCTGGCCCCAGCCCTGGGCCCCGGCGAATATCCGGGCCAGAGATCTTTACTTTCGATCCCCTCCCGGAGCCTGCCTCTTACCCACCCGCCCGCTCCAGCATCGCCTACAGGGTAATCCGCAAGCGCAGTCGCAGAGTCCTCTACCCTCGAATG GTTCGACGCCAGCTACCAGCAGAGGACCCGAATCCGGCCAGACGgatcctctttctcctcctcactGTGGTCTTTTGTCAGATTTTGATGGCAGAGGAGGGAGGTCCAGCGTCTCCAGTGTTGGAAGAACACGCCAACGACCCCACTCCAGCGCCTCCAGTTGTGGAGTCCCAGAACTTGACGTCAGAGCCTCCTGACTACACCGTGGACATCAGTGTCTTCCTTCAACAGCACCCGGCAGCCTTCTAA
- the FLOT1 gene encoding flotillin-1 isoform X2, whose amino-acid sequence MFFTCGPNEAMVVSGFCRSPPVMVAGGRVFVVPCIQQIRRISLNTLTLNVKSEKVYTRHGVPISVTGIAQVKIQGQNKEMLAAACQMFLGKTEGEIAHIALETLEGHQRAIMAHMTVEEIYKDRQKFSEQVFKVASSDLVNMGISVVSYTLKDIHDDQDYLHSLGKARTAQVQKDARIGEAEAKRDAGIQEAKAKQQKVSAQYVSEIEMAKAQRDYELKKAVYDIEVNTRRAQADLAYQLQVAKTKQHIEEQRVQVQVVERAQQVALQEQEITRREKELEARVKKPSEADRYRLERLAEAERSQLIMQAEAEAESIRIRGEAEAYAIGIRARAEAEQMAKKAEAFQLYQEAAQLDMLLEKLPQVAEEISGPLSSAKKITLVSSGGGTLGAAKVTGEVLDILSHLPNCVEKLTGVSISQVN is encoded by the exons ATGTTTTTCACTTGTGGCCCAAATGAGGCTATGGTGGTCTCAG GTTTCTGCAGAAGCCCCCCTGTCATGGTGGCAGGAGGCCGGGTCTTTGTGGTGCCCTGTATCCAGCAGATCAGGAG aatCTCCCTCAACACACTGACCCTCAATGTTAAGAGTGAGAAGGTCTATACTCGTCATGGGGTTCCCATATCAGTTACTGGGATTGCCCAG GTGAAGATCCAAGGCCAAAATAAGGAGATGTTGGCTGCTGCCTGTCAGATGTTCCTAGGGAAGACTGAGGGTGAAATTGCCCACATTGCACTGGAGACATTGGAGGGCCACCAGAGGGCAATCATGGCCCATATGACAGTAGAG GAGATCTATAAGGATCGCCAGAAATTTTCAGAGCAAGTGTTCAAAGTAGCTTCATCTGACCTTGTCAACATGGGCATCAGTGTTGTTAGCTATACTCTCAAGGATATTCATGATGACCAG GATTATCTACACTCTCTGGGAAAAGCTCGAACAGCTCAAGTCCAGAAAGATGCACGTATAGGAGAAGCTGAAGCCAAAAGAGATGCTGGGATCCAG gaggcaaaagcaaaacaacaaaaggTGTCTGCTCAGTATGTGAGTGAAATAGAGATGGCCAAGGCACAAAGGGACTATGAGCTGAAGAAGGCTGTTTATGACATTGAGGTCAACACCCGACGTGCACAAGCTGATCTGGCTTACCAGTTGCAG GTGGCAAAGACAAAGCAGCACATAGAGGAGCAGCGGGTACAGGTGCAGGTAGTGGAGCGGGCCCAACAAGTAGCATTGCAAGAGCAGGAGATAACTCGTCGGGAAAAGGAGCTGGAAGCTCGGGTGAAAAAACCCTCAGAGGCTGACCGATACCGCTTAGAAAGACTAGCTGAGGCGGAGAG atcCCAGCTGATTATGCAAGCAGAAGCTGAAGCTGAATCAATTCGG ATACGTGGGGAAGCAGAAGCATATGCTATAGGGATCCGGGCGAGGGCAGAGGCTGAACAGATGGCAAAGAAGGCAGAAGCCTTTCAGTTGTATCAGGAGGCTGCCCAACTGGACATGTTACTAGAAAAACTGCCTCAG GTGGCAGAGGAGATAAGTGGTCCTCTAAGTTCTGCCAAAAAGATCACACTGGTATCTAGTGGAGGAGGTACACTAGGGGCTGCCAAGGTGACTGGGGAAGTATTGGATATCCTGAGCCACTTGCCAAATTGTGTGGAGAAGCTTACAGGTGTCAGCATTTCCCAG GTCAATTAG